In Deinococcus misasensis DSM 22328, a single window of DNA contains:
- a CDS encoding GGDEF domain-containing protein has protein sequence MQPQDQLLHQLKHHNYNFFLPAALLLTGHHLIGLKNPTEQTVVFFTLVVLALSSVMYFRNRQGVAPWMDVIFTWGQLGMLCFTLYFEWQNALGVTGGGVYLLPAWGMMMVWHWTVLYHQTPAFSLAISGAYFTATVFYFSVANSQGNIQLQSLDVAVVGLLAICICQAIHHVYKQVSEEGEKREMAEKLAIIDPLTRLPNRRAFQTDFEVAVEQQLSTHLVVFDIDHFKRINDRQGHDVGDLVLQHIAAQSSDVFSDHGRSYRWGGEEFCVILQDTTPEDTESLCEHFRRHIEKTEFINELRVTISVGITRVQPWDNAESAFRRADGALLNVKTSGRNNIRMV, from the coding sequence ATGCAACCCCAGGACCAACTGCTCCATCAATTGAAACACCACAATTACAACTTTTTTTTGCCAGCAGCATTGCTGCTCACGGGCCATCATCTGATTGGGCTGAAAAACCCCACAGAGCAAACCGTGGTGTTTTTCACGCTGGTGGTGCTGGCTTTGTCCAGCGTGATGTATTTTCGCAATCGACAGGGAGTTGCTCCATGGATGGATGTGATTTTCACCTGGGGACAACTGGGCATGTTGTGTTTCACCCTCTATTTTGAATGGCAGAATGCATTAGGCGTCACAGGAGGAGGGGTGTATTTGCTTCCTGCCTGGGGAATGATGATGGTGTGGCATTGGACGGTGCTTTACCACCAGACCCCAGCCTTTTCATTGGCCATCAGTGGGGCCTATTTCACAGCAACTGTTTTCTATTTTTCTGTTGCCAACAGCCAGGGGAACATTCAACTGCAATCTCTGGATGTGGCTGTGGTGGGTTTGCTGGCCATTTGCATCTGTCAGGCCATTCATCACGTTTACAAACAAGTGAGCGAAGAAGGAGAAAAAAGAGAAATGGCAGAGAAACTGGCCATCATTGATCCCCTGACCCGTTTGCCAAACCGACGTGCTTTTCAAACCGATTTTGAAGTTGCAGTAGAGCAGCAACTGTCCACCCATCTGGTGGTTTTTGACATTGACCACTTCAAACGCATCAATGACCGACAGGGCCATGACGTGGGAGATCTGGTCCTGCAGCACATCGCAGCACAGTCCTCAGATGTTTTTTCAGACCATGGACGGTCTTACCGCTGGGGAGGAGAGGAATTCTGTGTGATTCTGCAAGACACCACACCAGAGGACACCGAAAGCCTGTGTGAGCATTTCCGGCGCCACATCGAGAAAACAGAATTCATCAATGAGCTCCGGGTGACCATCAGTGTGGGCATCACCAGGGTACAGCCATGGGACAACGCAGAAAGTGCTTTTCGCCGTGCAGATGGTGCCCTGCTGAATGTGAAGACCTCTGGTCGCAACAACATCCGCATGGTCTGA
- a CDS encoding LacI family DNA-binding transcriptional regulator, with amino-acid sequence MKRMVTLVEVAQEAGVSPSTVSRILSGTANVSQRKRHAVEEAIRKLNYQPNIIAKGLVRGLTMSIGVLTQDISSPFYNDALLGVQEALQGTDYVPVFVDGHWDSKDEETALQRLMGRVDGLIIMGGSLAEDTLTRLAESMPIIAIGRKIPERENHSLILDNYWATRKLMDYLFELGHTRIAHIAGPKDHPDAIERLHAYKDALEAANLDQDERLLVEGDYHESAGLIGVATLLESRVMFTAIFAANDQMAYGARLALYRRGIRVPEEVSLVGFDDSKTSEYFSPPLTTVRQPMHELGRQAAEGLLALINGEDVHLEAPELQLVIRESTRRIR; translated from the coding sequence ATGAAAAGAATGGTCACATTGGTTGAAGTAGCCCAGGAGGCCGGCGTCTCTCCCAGCACCGTTTCACGCATCCTGAGTGGCACAGCCAACGTCAGCCAGCGCAAACGCCATGCGGTAGAAGAAGCCATTCGCAAATTGAATTACCAGCCCAACATCATCGCCAAGGGACTGGTGCGCGGTTTGACCATGTCCATCGGGGTGCTGACCCAGGATATTTCCAGCCCTTTTTACAACGATGCGCTGCTCGGGGTGCAAGAGGCACTGCAGGGCACAGACTATGTGCCAGTCTTTGTGGATGGCCACTGGGATTCCAAAGATGAAGAAACCGCATTGCAACGCCTGATGGGCCGCGTAGACGGTCTGATCATCATGGGGGGCAGCCTCGCCGAAGACACCCTGACCCGCCTTGCAGAGAGCATGCCCATCATTGCCATTGGCCGCAAAATTCCAGAGCGGGAAAACCACAGCCTGATTCTGGACAACTACTGGGCCACCCGCAAACTGATGGATTACCTGTTTGAGCTGGGACACACCAGAATCGCCCACATCGCAGGTCCCAAGGACCATCCAGATGCCATTGAACGCCTGCATGCTTACAAAGATGCACTGGAAGCTGCAAACCTTGATCAGGATGAACGCTTGCTCGTGGAGGGAGACTACCATGAGTCTGCTGGTCTGATCGGGGTGGCCACCCTGCTGGAGTCCAGAGTCATGTTCACCGCCATTTTTGCCGCCAACGACCAGATGGCTTATGGGGCAAGGCTGGCCCTGTACCGTCGTGGAATTCGCGTTCCAGAAGAGGTCTCTCTGGTGGGCTTCGATGACTCCAAAACCTCTGAATACTTCTCTCCCCCATTGACCACTGTGCGCCAACCGATGCACGAACTCGGGCGTCAGGCTGCAGAAGGCTTGCTGGCCCTGATCAACGGTGAAGATGTGCACTTGGAGGCTCCAGAGTTGCAACTGGTGATCCGTGAATCCACCCGGCGCATCCGTTAA
- a CDS encoding M3 family oligoendopeptidase: protein MSVSSMPALMADVTIEWSDYEPRYQELLQRDLTPETATQYLQDWSDLTAEIIEKSTILGVRADLNTAEKSIQDKYLTFVKETNPKISSADAAVKARLVALEGYAPPEDAVLILKRFKTESQIFREENLPLFAELAELSQQYSQITGNMLVDFRGEQITAPRVEQLLLEPDRELREEVWKAWQDARLRIAPQLDEVFMKQLALRQQVARNAGFQNHQEFIWKMYHRYDYTPADARQFQQSIEQEVVPFALELLEQHRQGLGVDSLKPWDFYWRSQMDPLARAPLNPFKTVDELETKIQKVFASLSPELGEQFELFRQEGSMDLGSRKNKMSHAYCASLPTRKLPFVLQNVVGMEGDVTVTLHEFGHAFHGYSSMKQNRFVWNGFSATEFVEVPSQGMECLAIPHLGAFYTPEEIQRVKEAQILRVVHILPWIAFMDSFQDWVYTQAPEDVTIEQIDAKCRELINRLQPQPSWEGFEAQQGKAWHYHHIFTSPFYYIEYGLSWLGALQLWRNSLQDPAGALEKYQASLALGDTRSVPELYEAAGLKFAFDRETIRDLMGFLREQM from the coding sequence ATGTCCGTATCTTCCATGCCTGCCTTGATGGCCGATGTGACCATTGAATGGTCTGATTATGAACCCCGTTATCAGGAACTGTTGCAACGCGACCTGACGCCCGAGACGGCCACCCAGTACCTGCAAGACTGGAGTGACCTCACCGCAGAAATCATCGAGAAAAGCACCATTCTGGGTGTGCGTGCAGACCTGAACACCGCTGAGAAGTCCATTCAGGACAAGTACCTGACTTTTGTCAAAGAAACCAACCCCAAGATTTCCAGCGCAGATGCAGCCGTCAAGGCGAGACTGGTGGCTCTGGAAGGCTACGCGCCACCTGAAGATGCTGTTTTGATCCTCAAGCGATTCAAAACCGAAAGCCAGATTTTCCGTGAAGAAAACTTGCCCCTGTTTGCAGAACTCGCTGAGCTCAGCCAGCAGTACAGCCAGATCACCGGCAACATGCTGGTGGACTTCCGTGGTGAGCAGATCACCGCACCCAGAGTGGAACAACTCCTGCTGGAACCCGACCGTGAACTTCGTGAAGAGGTCTGGAAGGCTTGGCAGGATGCCCGACTGCGCATTGCCCCCCAGCTCGACGAAGTGTTCATGAAGCAACTCGCCCTGCGTCAGCAGGTGGCCCGCAATGCAGGGTTCCAGAACCATCAGGAATTCATCTGGAAGATGTACCACCGTTACGATTACACCCCTGCAGATGCCCGGCAATTCCAGCAAAGCATTGAGCAGGAAGTGGTGCCTTTTGCTCTGGAATTGCTGGAACAGCACCGTCAGGGACTTGGGGTGGACAGCCTCAAACCCTGGGACTTCTACTGGCGTTCCCAGATGGACCCTCTGGCCCGAGCACCCCTGAATCCGTTCAAAACCGTGGATGAACTGGAAACCAAAATCCAGAAGGTGTTTGCCAGTCTGAGCCCTGAACTGGGAGAGCAGTTTGAGTTGTTCCGTCAGGAAGGGTCCATGGATCTGGGCTCCAGAAAAAACAAAATGAGTCACGCTTACTGTGCCTCTTTGCCCACCCGCAAATTGCCTTTTGTGTTGCAAAACGTGGTGGGCATGGAAGGGGATGTGACCGTCACCCTGCACGAATTTGGACATGCGTTCCACGGTTACAGCAGCATGAAGCAAAACCGTTTTGTCTGGAACGGTTTCTCTGCCACCGAATTTGTGGAGGTCCCATCACAGGGGATGGAATGCTTGGCAATCCCTCACCTCGGGGCGTTCTACACCCCAGAAGAAATCCAGAGGGTCAAAGAAGCCCAGATCTTGCGTGTGGTGCACATCCTGCCCTGGATTGCTTTCATGGATTCCTTTCAGGATTGGGTGTACACACAGGCCCCTGAAGATGTCACCATCGAACAGATTGATGCCAAGTGCCGCGAACTGATCAACCGCCTGCAACCCCAGCCCTCATGGGAAGGTTTTGAAGCGCAACAAGGCAAAGCATGGCATTACCACCACATTTTCACCTCACCCTTTTACTACATCGAGTACGGCCTGAGCTGGCTGGGTGCCCTGCAACTCTGGCGCAACTCCTTGCAGGATCCCGCAGGTGCCCTTGAAAAGTATCAGGCTTCTCTGGCCCTTGGAGACACCCGCTCTGTGCCTGAGCTCTACGAAGCTGCTGGTCTGAAGTTTGCTTTTGACCGTGAAACCATCCGTGACCTGATGGGTTTCTTGCGCGAGCAAATGTAA
- the trpS gene encoding tryptophan--tRNA ligase: MSIPNKPRLLTGDRPTGKLHLGHYFGSLQSRVALQEQHQNFILIADVQALTDHFHHPEQVSENVLEVLKDNLAVGLKEEHCTFVLQSQVPEIAELTVFFSNLVTLSRLQQNPTVRHEIRQKQALFGESVTYGFLGYPISQAADLAAFQAEVVPVGEDQLPILEQSRELIRTFHRYYGEVFPEPQALMAQHRRIKGLDGQQKMGKSLGNAIHLADSAEVTQQRVMGAVTDPQKIRKNDPGHPEVCTVYTYHALFQPENLGQVHQECTQGQRGCVSCKKELSEKINTHLQPLRERRSALNEKHPELTALLLDHTETARVTSRATLQKVRQGMRLMVKTE, from the coding sequence ATGTCCATCCCCAACAAACCTCGCCTTTTGACAGGAGACAGGCCCACAGGCAAGTTGCACCTCGGGCATTATTTTGGATCTCTGCAGTCCAGAGTGGCCCTTCAGGAGCAGCATCAGAATTTCATTTTGATTGCTGATGTGCAGGCCCTGACCGATCACTTCCACCACCCAGAGCAGGTCTCTGAAAATGTTCTGGAGGTCCTGAAAGACAATCTGGCTGTGGGCCTCAAAGAAGAGCACTGCACTTTTGTCTTGCAGTCTCAGGTCCCTGAGATTGCCGAATTGACGGTGTTTTTTTCCAATCTGGTGACCCTGTCGCGCTTGCAGCAAAATCCCACAGTGCGCCATGAAATCCGGCAGAAACAGGCCCTGTTTGGCGAATCGGTGACTTATGGCTTTCTGGGCTATCCGATCAGTCAGGCAGCGGATCTTGCTGCATTTCAGGCCGAGGTGGTCCCCGTGGGCGAAGACCAGTTGCCCATTCTGGAACAGAGCCGTGAATTGATTCGCACTTTCCATCGGTACTATGGCGAGGTGTTCCCAGAGCCACAAGCCCTGATGGCCCAGCACAGGCGCATCAAAGGCCTGGATGGGCAACAGAAAATGGGAAAAAGCCTAGGGAACGCCATCCATCTGGCCGATTCTGCAGAGGTCACCCAACAAAGAGTGATGGGGGCTGTGACCGACCCTCAAAAGATCCGCAAAAACGATCCGGGACATCCAGAGGTCTGCACCGTCTACACCTACCATGCCCTCTTTCAGCCAGAGAACCTCGGGCAGGTGCATCAGGAGTGCACGCAGGGTCAACGGGGATGTGTGTCATGCAAAAAAGAGCTTTCCGAAAAGATCAACACCCACCTGCAACCCCTCAGGGAAAGACGCTCTGCTCTGAACGAAAAGCACCCTGAATTGACCGCCCTGCTCCTCGACCACACCGAAACCGCCAGAGTCACCTCCAGAGCCACCCTTCAAAAGGTCCGTCAGGGCATGCGCCTTATGGTCAAAACAGAATAG
- a CDS encoding endonuclease/exonuclease/phosphatase family protein, with the protein MRLTLWSLFYLLLTVVLWIFEEFDPSRSDVSAILTYSPHFFYLLPLVLLGYGAFRRKNWAALDVQALCWIFVLVYLMNFNIPLPQDCSGKTFRLFTYSTTSGKISPFALQDTLNVHDPEVVLLQDTGSNQRIYASMLQKVGWQVVQHQGLITASRFAVVRQFALPEALITDVRIGGRAVRVVNVQLPPVNKPLSFKEDARMHQQAMLKILSQSKDKYTLLAGNFNALPRGLWAQPLRKQFDEAIGLGLGYTFPAFLPVERKSQVWYNSGLCHTQHEVLPERGSDHRAVQVLLNVN; encoded by the coding sequence GTGCGTTTGACCCTCTGGTCCCTTTTCTACTTGCTGCTCACCGTTGTGCTCTGGATCTTTGAGGAATTTGATCCTTCCAGATCAGATGTTTCTGCCATCCTGACCTACTCACCCCACTTCTTTTACCTGCTGCCCTTGGTGCTGCTGGGATATGGTGCATTCCGGCGCAAAAACTGGGCAGCTCTGGACGTTCAGGCCCTGTGCTGGATTTTTGTGCTGGTGTACCTGATGAACTTCAACATTCCGTTGCCTCAAGACTGCTCTGGAAAGACTTTTCGGCTGTTCACCTACAGCACCACTTCTGGAAAAATCTCACCTTTTGCGTTGCAAGACACCCTCAATGTGCATGATCCAGAGGTGGTGTTGCTGCAAGACACCGGCAGCAACCAGCGAATTTATGCCAGTATGCTGCAAAAAGTGGGCTGGCAGGTGGTCCAACATCAAGGTTTGATCACAGCCAGTCGTTTTGCGGTGGTCCGGCAGTTTGCCCTTCCAGAGGCCCTGATCACCGATGTTCGCATTGGAGGGCGGGCCGTGCGGGTGGTGAATGTCCAGTTGCCCCCTGTCAACAAGCCCCTGTCCTTCAAAGAAGATGCCCGGATGCACCAGCAGGCCATGCTGAAAATCCTGTCCCAGAGCAAAGACAAATACACTTTACTGGCCGGGAATTTCAATGCCCTGCCCAGAGGCCTCTGGGCACAACCTCTCAGGAAACAGTTTGACGAAGCCATCGGACTGGGTCTCGGGTACACTTTTCCTGCTTTCCTGCCTGTAGAACGCAAATCTCAGGTCTGGTACAACTCTGGCCTGTGCCACACCCAACATGAGGTGTTGCCAGAGCGCGGATCCGACCACAGGGCCGTACAGGTGCTCTTGAACGTTAACTGA
- a CDS encoding protease complex subunit PrcB family protein, translated as MKTRLATISIFLMGCTAMQGSPTFEVHDVLFYGDSNDRITWFYETQMEQNTKPVKINGLGYELKTQTATDSFALPGTLSISGQSSLMTKTSSIDSTLSKDFSVTYNPAADNYFIRTSRDLEGVFLLQNGNWYRLSGSLSARSSTEAEPEFRSSDMRGIGELTDNEANALNNVLKKDAPLVVGVLKDAPDARLTVEPAPARYRTTALYVQEGIPRENRPTGGAVRYTQVEYAGNSTYRNQDFGAALVTSDSVFATIWQKANAYILPAPAVPDINFANSSAVFLFLGQRSSGGYGFKVNSMESRGTVLTVRVTVSSPKPGSITTQALTSPWGLFTVAGKYTSLRVLDQNGNLLASTTVNRSPL; from the coding sequence ATGAAAACCAGACTGGCCACCATCAGCATCTTCCTCATGGGTTGTACCGCCATGCAAGGAAGTCCCACCTTTGAAGTTCACGATGTGCTCTTTTACGGTGATTCCAATGACCGCATCACCTGGTTCTACGAAACCCAGATGGAGCAAAACACCAAACCCGTCAAAATCAATGGTCTGGGTTACGAACTGAAAACCCAAACGGCCACAGACAGTTTTGCCTTGCCCGGCACCCTGTCCATCAGCGGTCAGAGCAGCCTGATGACCAAAACCAGCAGCATTGACAGCACCCTCAGCAAAGATTTCTCTGTCACCTACAATCCTGCTGCCGACAACTATTTCATTCGCACCTCCAGAGATCTCGAAGGTGTGTTCCTCCTGCAAAATGGCAACTGGTACCGTCTGTCTGGCAGCCTGAGTGCCAGATCCTCCACAGAAGCAGAACCTGAGTTCCGTTCCAGCGACATGCGTGGCATTGGCGAACTGACCGACAATGAAGCCAACGCCCTGAACAACGTTCTGAAAAAAGATGCCCCTCTGGTGGTGGGTGTATTGAAAGATGCCCCGGATGCCCGACTGACCGTTGAACCCGCCCCAGCCCGTTACCGCACCACCGCCCTGTATGTGCAAGAAGGCATTCCAAGAGAGAACCGTCCCACCGGAGGCGCAGTGCGATACACCCAGGTTGAATACGCTGGCAACAGCACCTATCGGAATCAGGACTTCGGGGCTGCGCTGGTCACCAGCGACAGTGTTTTTGCCACCATCTGGCAGAAAGCCAACGCCTACATCCTGCCCGCTCCTGCCGTTCCCGACATCAACTTTGCGAACTCCTCTGCTGTGTTCCTGTTCCTTGGACAGCGTTCCTCGGGTGGATACGGATTCAAAGTCAACAGCATGGAATCCAGAGGCACCGTGCTGACCGTGCGCGTGACGGTGTCCAGTCCGAAACCTGGATCCATCACCACCCAGGCCCTCACCAGCCCATGGGGTCTGTTCACCGTGGCTGGCAAGTACACCAGCCTGCGTGTGCTGGACCAGAACGGCAACCTGCTGGCAAGCACCACCGTGAACCGCAGTCCCCTTTAA